The Polaribacter sp. HaHaR_3_91 genomic sequence CTGTTTTTATAAAGATGTTTAGAATATAAAAAATTGAAAGCAGCAAGAAAAAGAGGGTTTGCGTATGGAAAACAAATATTAAATGTTCTACATAGGTAAACTTACTTCGGATGTAAATAAATTTTAAAAAGAGTGTAAATAAGGGTAGTAGTATAAATAACGCAATTGAAGAGTAGGAAAGAAATTGCTTTTTTAACTTTTTGGAAACTGTGCTATCTGTATAAATAGTATTGATTAACTGAGACCTAGAATACCAAAATTTATTAGAAAAACTTTTATGTATTTTTAGACTATCTAAAGCGTCATCTACATAAAGGTTAGGGTGCTGTTTTTGAAACTTCAACATTTTAACTATTTTTATTTCTTTGCCACCAACTTTAAGGAATGGCATTTTAGAAATAGTATCTTTAATAGCAGTTAATGTGGAATCTGTTTCTTTTAAATTTAAGATAGAATCCTTTTTTTGATCTTCTTTTAAATTGAGATTTATAGCATTAAAAATATCCGTATTGTTCGGATTTTTCCCATTTCTAAAATTATTAAAATCGTTATAGCTATCTGTAATACCAATAATTAAAAAGAAGATAACAGAAACAGTTAAGTAGAATTTAAATGGGTTAGAATAACGCTGTCTTTTCCCTGCAATGTAATTTTTAGAAACCTCTCCGGGTCTTATTAAAAGTGGAATTAATGTTTTCCAAAATTTAGCATCAAAATTAAACAACCCATTAAATAAATGATGAATAAAGCTGTAAA encodes the following:
- a CDS encoding DUF3667 domain-containing protein, with translation MFNFDAKFWKTLIPLLIRPGEVSKNYIAGKRQRYSNPFKFYLTVSVIFFLIIGITDSYNDFNNFRNGKNPNNTDIFNAINLNLKEDQKKDSILNLKETDSTLTAIKDTISKMPFLKVGGKEIKIVKMLKFQKQHPNLYVDDALDSLKIHKSFSNKFWYSRSQLINTIYTDSTVSKKLKKQFLSYSSIALFILLPLFTLFLKFIYIRSKFTYVEHLIFVFHTQTLFFLLLSIFYILNIFIKTDSYAGLFLLLFLLYLFLAMKNFYEQSFIKTLFKYLFANVLFMIFTSLGVVFISFIAFALF